A single genomic interval of Electrophorus electricus isolate fEleEle1 chromosome 2, fEleEle1.pri, whole genome shotgun sequence harbors:
- the kctd4 gene encoding BTB/POZ domain-containing protein KCTD4 yields MEWDLRRMESELRQINPDLLQPSKSFKKPSSGTVTINVGGYLYAAQRHTLAKHPGSLLEEVVSGKRPVQHVDSMGNTFIDRDGPIFRHVLNFLRTGDLILPDDFKEVALLRREADFYRLSELGQALQEWEQVQAAQREPAFLEVTDSHERSQGLKVYCSDTSFIEKVKGRLVQISKSRLDGFPEEFEVSSNVIQFRHFIKSEQGSRLVLKEDSTFLCTLETLKLETVMMALRGGFRLLTCLDSSRGSVAQCEALHFVK; encoded by the coding sequence ATGGAGTGGGATCTCAGAAGGATGGAGAGCGAGCTGAGGCAGATCAACCCGGACTTGCTGCAGCCCAGCAAGAGCTTTAAGAAGCCCTCCTCGGGCACGGTCACCATCAACGTGGGAGGCTACCTGTACGCAGCGCAGCGGCACACCCTGGCCAAGCACCCCGGCTCCCTGCTCGAGGAAGTGGTGAGCGGGAAGAGGCCTGTGCAGCACGTCGATTCGATGGGCAACACCTTCATCGACCGCGACGGGCCCATCTTCCGGCACGTACTCAACTTCCTGCGGACAGGCGATCTGATCCTCCCCGACGACTTCAAAGAGGTGGCGCTCCTCCGACGGGAGGCCGACTTCTACCGGCTGAGCGAGCTTGGCCAGGCGCTGCAGGAGTGGGAACAGGTGCAGGCTGCCCAGCGAGAGCCTGCCTTCCTCGAAGTGACGGACAGCCATGAGCGCTCGCAGGGCCTTAAGGTGTACTGCAGCGACACAAGTTTCATCGAGAAGGTGAAAGGGCGGCTGGTGCAGATCTCCAAGAGCCGGCTGGACGGCTTCCCAGAAGAGTTCGAGGTGTCGTCCAATGTCATACAGTTCCGGCACTTCATCAAGTCCGAGCAGGGCTCACGCCTGGTGCTGAAAGAGGACAGCACATTCCTGTGCACGCTTGAGACGCTTAAGCTGGAGACGGTGATGATGGCTCTGCGAGGAGGCTTCCGCCTGCTCACCTGCCTGGACAGCAGTCGGGGCTCGGTGGCACAGTGTGAGGCGCTGCACTTCGTCAAGTGA